One Natrinema marinum genomic window carries:
- a CDS encoding PQQ-binding-like beta-propeller repeat protein yields the protein MSRYARRNLLRAAGLTVAIGTGAVTGSGAAAERTAAEAATTNGTGGWSSTRGDPGNTGFNPDATGPASPVATAWSHDHAGRFAVADGTVYLATDDGPVHAIDATDGTLAWETEITTADDGEAVEATGSPAVAHETVYVTAREPDPDLVAFDAATGDLRWRANDLGYETNQAPVVANELVFVVADQILYALDANSGERRWEFDPEPMPTDGGGTRGDPLQREPVAVANGTVFAVSNNRLFARAVDTGAERWTDTVDDWRSSTFSGRPIAADGVVAVLKNDTVTIYDADTGARRSTVPDSSLDILADDRVYAVTESGDADRSTVIGYEPTGAPVWQPSDDLEPIASAVAGSKAVYAGLEEAGGAAGVVALDRTDGSREWRVDTDATPRQLAVVDDTVYASGDSLVAIRTEGDDRGDDGSSGDSETTPGFTAGTGVASGALLLEWLRRRTATDGERRVE from the coding sequence ATGAGCAGGTACGCGAGACGGAACCTACTGCGGGCAGCCGGACTCACGGTCGCGATCGGGACGGGTGCGGTGACCGGGTCGGGAGCGGCCGCCGAACGCACGGCCGCGGAAGCGGCGACGACGAACGGGACCGGCGGCTGGTCGTCGACCCGCGGCGATCCGGGAAACACGGGTTTCAATCCGGACGCGACCGGCCCGGCGTCGCCGGTCGCTACTGCCTGGTCGCACGACCACGCTGGTCGGTTCGCGGTCGCCGACGGGACGGTGTACCTCGCGACCGACGACGGGCCGGTACACGCGATCGACGCGACGGACGGGACGCTCGCGTGGGAGACCGAGATCACGACTGCGGATGACGGGGAGGCGGTCGAGGCCACCGGCTCTCCGGCGGTGGCCCACGAGACGGTGTACGTCACCGCGAGGGAGCCGGATCCGGATCTGGTCGCGTTCGACGCCGCGACCGGGGACCTCCGCTGGCGGGCCAACGATCTCGGTTACGAGACGAATCAGGCACCCGTCGTCGCGAACGAGCTCGTGTTCGTCGTCGCCGACCAGATCCTGTACGCGCTCGACGCGAACAGCGGTGAGCGCCGGTGGGAGTTCGATCCGGAGCCGATGCCGACCGACGGCGGGGGGACTCGAGGAGACCCCCTGCAGCGCGAACCCGTGGCCGTCGCGAACGGGACCGTCTTCGCCGTGAGCAACAATCGACTGTTCGCCCGAGCCGTCGACACGGGGGCCGAACGGTGGACGGATACGGTCGACGACTGGCGCTCGAGCACGTTCTCCGGCCGTCCGATCGCTGCCGACGGCGTCGTCGCCGTCCTCAAAAACGATACCGTGACGATCTACGACGCCGACACCGGTGCGCGCCGCTCGACGGTTCCCGACAGCTCGCTCGATATCCTCGCCGACGACCGCGTGTACGCCGTGACCGAGAGCGGTGACGCCGACCGATCGACCGTCATCGGCTACGAGCCGACCGGCGCCCCCGTCTGGCAGCCGTCGGACGACCTCGAGCCGATCGCGTCCGCGGTCGCGGGCTCCAAAGCCGTCTACGCCGGACTCGAGGAAGCCGGCGGAGCGGCCGGCGTAGTCGCTCTCGACCGAACCGACGGGAGTCGCGAGTGGCGCGTCGACACCGACGCGACGCCGCGGCAGCTCGCCGTCGTCGACGACACCGTCTACGCGAGCGGCGACTCCCTCGTCGCGATTCGGACCGAAGGCGACGACCGAGGCGACGACGGCAGTAGCGGTGACAGCGAGACGACGCCCGGGTTCACCGCCGGGACCGGCGTGGCGAGCGGGGCACTCCTGCTCGAGTGGCTCCGCCGACGAACGGCCACCGACGGTGAGCGACGCGTCGAGTGA